ACCCCGACTTCGTAAGCAAGAGTTTTCATTTCTGGCCGCCGCGCTCTGAGGCGGGTTTCGTATGGGACGTAATGATGCGAACTCTTGAGGGACAGGGCCCCAAAATTCAGACAATCCTGCGGCCAGCAATTCCCAGTACCATAGAGGATGTAATGGCGGTTTTGCCAGCTGATTGCGATCCTAACTCTGAGGATTGGATCGAGCCGAAGAATACAGCTTGGTGGTCTGCCAGCGCTGCTGCTAAATATTTCGATAACCCAGCGGATCCGCTCTCCTGGAAGCCGGCCGATTGAAGATCGCATGCGGGGTCTGTGTGGAATGCGGTGCCTTCATGATCGGCTCTCGTGCAAGGTAGGCTGCGCTAAGGAATGACAGTTCAAATTGGGAAATGCCCGGGTCGCCTCAGGAGACATGAGACAAGCGATCCGGTTCCAACGAACATATTTGCTCCGCGGTAGCATTCTTCCTCCGGCCCTCCTCTCGCCAAACGGGACAACATACTCATTGCGCCTTTCGATCTACGTGCTGCCGCGAAGGTTGTTGCTTCGAATGTGAAAGCAAAGTTCATTTCCGACCGCACTATCCGGCTCAGGCCGACGCGCGGTTCGACGCCTTACTGACATATCTGCATCAATTTGTTGCTCGAATGATTTGGGTGGCGTTCCCGGAATTCCTGATCGGATGGATGATGCATCTGTCTTGGCCCTCGGTAAGGAGCTTCACGATGAATTCGACTTTACAACCGCTTTGGCAACGCTCCTTTTTTCAGAAAAGGCGCAATCGCCGGAGAGACGAAGCGCTGCATCATGATACCTCAGCCGACCGAGGAGCGCTGCTTGAAGCATTGATCGGCGTGTTGCCCCTCCCAATTTTCTTCAAAGATCTGCACGGTCGCTATGTCGGTTGCAACAAGGTTTTCGAAGATCTCCTCGGTCGCTCGCGCGACGAGATCATCGGGAATACAGATTTTGATCTCAGTTCAACGCAACTGGCGGAAATTTATTCTATTGAAGAGAAAGGCCTTCTTGAAAGGGGTGGAGCCCAAGTCTCCGAGCGTAAGATCGCTCTCGCAAACGGCGCCATCCTGGATGTTGTCTGCAACAAGGCAGTTTTCAGAGGTCACGACGACGAGCCCGCGGGTCTGATTGGCGTTATCATCGACATAACCGAACACAAGTTGGCGGAGCAGGAACTCAAAAACGCTCTCGAACTAGCCCAAGGGATCGTCACCGCTATTCCAGACGTTCTGTTTGAGGTCGACGAGGATGGGCGATATCTTCAGGTCTGGACCAGAAATCCCGAACTACTAGCCCAGCAGCGGGAAATGCTACTGGGTAGGACGGTCGACCAAGTTCTTGCGCCTGATCAAGCGGCTATTGCAATGGAGGCGCTTCGAACTGCAAGCAGTGAAGGAGTTGCCTACGGTCGATGCATTAGCGTATCCTTGCCAAACGGCGAGACCCGATGGTTCGAGTTGTCGGTGGCTAGACGACCAAGCGCCGATCCTGACGCCGCCACCACGCTCCTGGCATTTTCGCGTGATGTCACGGAACGAAGGCAGGCGGAAGACGCCATCAACTCCGTGCGGACGCAATTGCTAAGTGTGCTGCAAACCATTCCTGACATGGTTTGGGTAAAGAATGTCGATGGCGTACACCTGTTGTGCAATCATGCATTTGAGCGGCTGACCGGGAAATCGGAGGCGGAGGTCGTTGGAAAAACGGACCTTGAATTGTTCGGGGCTGAGAGAGCTCACATTTCCGGAAAATCTGATGAGGCCACGATCGAAGCCGGTGGCATACTTATCGACGAGAATTGGGTGGTTTCCCCGGAGAACGGTCAGTCCATTCTTCTCGAAACACGTAAACTTGCGGTCCTCGGCGCCGGGGGAGAGGTTACAGGAGTCCTCGGGGTCTCTCGCGATGTCACGGAACTGAACGCCTCGCGGGAAAAAATCAGGCAAATGGCCTTTTACGATCCGGTGACTTCTTTGCCGAACCGCTTGCTGTTTAACGAGCGATTGCAAAAGGTCGTCAGTGACGCGTCGTCTCAACGTCGGCGGACAGGGGTAATGCTGATTGACATCGACCATTTCAAAGTCGTGAACGATACGATGGGTCACCCTGTGGGTGATCAACTACTCTGCCAGGTCGCTACCCGGCTTAAGAAATCTGTCCGCGATCTCGACACGGTTGCGCGTCTCGGCGGCGACGAGTTCGCGATTCTGTTGCCGGAAATCCAGACAACCGACGATCTCGATTGGGTTGCGTGCTCGATCCTCGAGAGATTCAAGGAATCTTTCCTATTGGATGGCAAGGAAGTCTACGTGTCATGCAGTGTAGGCATCGCGATCTCGCCCGACGACAGCACAGATGTCAACGATCTGGTGAAATACGCCGACTCTGCGATGTATCTTGCCAAACGCTCGGGGAGAAACAGTTTTCGCTTTTATTCGAAGGATTTGACTGTGGGCGTGGAGGAGCGGATGCAGTTGGAATCTGAATTGCGCCGCGCTATCGAGCGCGAAGAATTGGAGCTGCACTACCAGCCCAAGGTGCTTCTGGACAGCGGCGTAATGATAGGATCGGAAGCGTTGTTGAGATGGCCTCATCCCGAGATGGGCATGATTCCGCCGGTTCGATTCATTCCGGTCGCTGAGGATACCGGGCTGATCGTTGAACTCGGGCGATGGGTGCTGCGTGAAGCGTGCAAGACGGCGAAGGAGCTGAACGCCGATTGCCACCACCTGCACAAGATTGCAGTCAACCTTTCGGGTAAGCAATTCCAATGCTCACGGTTGGTAAACGAGATCGCTGCAATCCTCGGTGAAACCGGTTGCCGCGCGGAATGGATCGAAATCGAAATCACGGAGAGTCTGCTTCTCGATCGGAAGGGCGAGACCCTGCAGACGCTTCTTAAGCTGCGTCAAATGGGATTTTCGATTGCTATCGATGATTTTGGCACCGGTTACTCGGCGCTCAACTATCTAGCCCGCTTCCCGATCGACACGCTGAAGATCGATCGGTCATTCATAAATAGCTCGGACAAAAGGAACGAAGAATTGGTCAAAGCGATTCTGTCCATTGCACAATGTCTTGGGCAGGACGTGGTGGCGGAAGGTGTTGAGACCGCCGAGCAGGCAGCATTTCTCGCAGCGAACGGATGCGGTTCGGCGCAAGGCTTCTTTTACAGCAAGGCCCTGCCGAAGATGGAATTGATCGCTCTTTGGGTGCGCGCGTCCGCCACCGGCTTCGTTTCAGATCGTTACGCCGCTTCGCGATGATGAGCGCGAATAAGGGAAAATGTCACCTGTCTGATGGACGGTGATGCGGTGCGCGCTGTGAGACAACTCAACTTGAGCCTCGTCAATCTCTGAATGTCTGCGGTTTTTCGCGGAACAGGGGGCAACGCTGGGTCAACGACCATGCGTTGTGCGGCCCCGCGAGCCGCATTCTCGAATGCTCTGCTCCTACTGCGCGGCATTCGGTAGGCCGGGGAAAACGCGGTACACCGGCTCCTAAAGCAAGGCAGTCGCTCTCGATATGGCTTTCTTCAAAAATATTTGACAGATTATCATACAATCTGCCAAAAATGTCGCCAAGCACCTGATGGGAGGAAAATCAGTGTCTCTTAGTATGCATCACCTGGCCAAGCTTCCGTATTTTTATCCGTTCGAATTTGGCGATGGAAAAATCACGGTACTGTCCGACGGGCCGTTAGAGCTAGGAGATCCTCGCCTGAACTTCTTGGGGGTAGAGCCACGCACGGTCAGCCTGATGCTAGAGGACAATTTCCTGCCAACGAACAAAGTTGTACTCGAGCAAAACGTGCCGCTTGTTGAGATAAATGGAAGAACAATTCTATTTGATACCGGGATGGGGTCTTCCAAAGCTTTCGGGCCCACCACAGGTCGACTCCTAGCCAGCCTGAGAGAGGCAGGTCGAGATCCGACGGAGATCGATGCGGTGGTTCTGTCGCACGCCCATATCGATCATATCGGCGGTCTGTGCGATGCCAATGGAAGGTTAAATTTCCCGAACGCCGACATCTTCATCAGTGAGCGAGACTTCACGGACTGGACGGACGGGTCGTCGATCGATTCTTCATTTCAATTTCAAATCGATAACGCTCGGCGAAACCTGCTTCCCCACAAGGATCGGACCTTCTTTTTCAAAGACGGCGAGGAGTTCTTGCCGGGCGTTCACGCGATTTCGGCCCCCGGCCACACGCTCGGTCATCATTGTTTTATGCTGCAGTCGGGAAACGATCGCCTCTGTTTTCTCGGCGACCTTACGCACCATCATATCCTGTTGATGGAGAGGCCGATGATGGAATTCCGATACGACACGGACCCGAAGCTGTCAGCTAGATCCCGCACGCGCGTGCTTGATATGCTGGCGACAGATCGCATTGCGGTAATGTCCTATCACTTCGCATGGCCAGGTGCCGGGCATGTGGTGCGAAACGGAGACGGATTCCGCTATATCCCCTCTCCAATGCAGTTGCTTGCACATCGATAAGGAATTTCAAAGATGCAGATGCGTTCGGTAATCCTCAGGGAGTCGGGTCTGCCGAAGCCCTATTCAAATTCGAAACCTCTTAAGATTGAGCTTGTGGAACTGACGCCGCCTGGCCCCATGGAGGTGTTGGTCAAGATCAAGGCTGCCGGTGTCTGCCACTCTGACCTGTCCGCAATCAATGGGGACAGACCGCGTCCGCTTCCAGTCGCTCTAGGCCATGAGGCATCTGGCGTCGTCGCAGCAATCGGACCGAGTGTCGAGAAGGTTGAGGTTGGTGACCATGTAGTCATGTCATTTCTGCCGGTTTGTGGCCATTGCTCATATTGCGCTGAAGGCCGCGCCAGCCTCTGCGAACCGGGCTACCAGGCCAATGCTGCAGGAACGCTTCTATCCGGCGGCAAGCACATCCGTTTGAGAGGATACGAAATTAACCACCATAGCGGCGTTTCTGCGTTTTCCGAATATGCTGTCGTGTCGGCGAGCTCGGTAGTCAAAGTGACCAAAGATATCGATTTGGCGACAGCTGCTCTCTTCGGCTGTGCCGTTATGACCGGCGTTGGAGCTGTGATGAACACGTGTGGGGTCCGCCCAGGCCGTAGTGTGGCGGTAATCGGGCTCGGCGGCGTAGGCCTTTCGGCGATACTTGGCGCTGTTGCGAGCGGTGCAAGCGATATCGTGGCGATCGACCTAATCCAAGCGAAGCTGGATCTTGCCAAGGAGCTGGGAGCGACGAAGACTTTTTTGGCCACCTCGCCGAATATTGTTGCCCAAGTAAAAGGCGCGACAAGCGGCGGGGTAGACTACGCGATAGAGATGGCTGGATCCAAAAAGGCATTCGAGCTTGCATATGAGATTACCCGGCGCGGAGGGATGACCGCTACGGCCGGACTGGCCAGCGCAAATTCCCGTTTCGAGGTTTCGCCCTTGCCGTTGGTCGGAGAGGAGAGAACGATCAAGGGCAGCTATATGGGTTCCTGCGTGCCATCGCGCGACATACCCCGCTATATCGACCTTTACCTCAAAGGTAAGCTGCCAGTGGACAAATTGCTGTCGAGCACTGGCCCCCTTGATGAGATCAATGAGGTTTTCGACCGTCTTGACAGGGCCGAGATCAATCGACACCTAGTCTTGATGGACTGATGGCGGGGAGAATTCTCTTGAACGAGTGGACAGTGCTCGCCATCCATTACGGCACCGCGCAAAGACCAGTAAGTGACCTGATACTAGAGACGAATGACATTCATGATCGTCCATCACAAATCGACTACTTCGTGTGGCTGATCCGTCTCGAGGACCGATTAATTCTTGTTGACACTGGTTTCGAAGCCGGAGAGGGCGCGGCCAGAGGGCGGACCCTCTTGATCCATCCGGTGGCAGCACTGAGCAGCCTTGGCATCAAATCCAGCGAAATTACTGATGTCGTTGTGACACACCTGCACTACGATCACGCCGGAAACCTCCCGGCCTTTCCTAACGCCACTTTTCACATTCAGGATCGGGAGATGGCGTATGGAACGGGGCGGTGTATGTGCCATGAGCGAATGCGTCGGCCTTTTGCTACAGAAGGTGTCGTCGACGCGGTCCGGCTCGTTTTTCAGTCACGGGTACGGTTCCATGATGGGGATGGGGAAATTGTTCCTGGATGCAGGGTGCATCTGGTTGGCGGTCACTCGAAAGGTTTGCAAGTTGTTACGGTGGCAACAGGCGGCGCTTTGCTGGTTATCGCTTCCGACGCGCTTCATTTCCAGCACTATCTTGAAAATGACGGCGCGTTTCCCCTGTTTGCAGATTACCTAGAGGTCATCGAGGGTTACAACAAGCTCCGCGTCCTTGCCGGAGCAAACGGACTCATCATTCCGGGTCATGACCCTGAGGTGCTACAGAAATTTTCTCCCCTTGCGCCAGACCTCCAGTTCGCTAGAGTTCTCCTGTGACCCACAATAAACCGATTGAAATTTTTTGCTGTTTGCAGACAATCGGGTTGTCCTACGAAACGCTCCGGCAGTATATTGATTCTGTGCGTCACTAGAAATTTCATCGAAGGTTTGTTGTGAATGGGAACGATCGACCTCCAGATTAGACGTCAAAACGCCTCTCTTCGAATCCTTGTTGAGGATAAGCTCCGGCAGGCTATTTCAAGTGGCCGTTTCAAGCCCGGGCAGCGGCTGGTGGAGCGCGAGTTGTGCGAACTTATCGGGGTTGGCCGAACTTCAGTTCGCGAGGCGCTACGCCAGTTAGAAGCTGAAGGGCTTATTACTAGCTATCCGCATCGGGGGCCGGTTGTCAGCACTATCAGCTACGAGGAGGCTAGGCAGCTTTATAGTGTACGCGCGCTGCTTGAAAGCTTTGCCGGCCAGGAGTTCGCCGAGAACGGTTCGAATGAAGAGATCGTTGCTCTCCTCGAGACCGTGGAAGCGTTCGAAGCCGCAGCCAAGAGCGGTTCCGGAACGCGGATCATCGAAGCCAAGACCGCTTTTTACGATTGTTTGATGACCGGCAGCAAGAACGTGTTTGTGAAGCAAATGCTCACGTCGTTGCACAACCGGGTCACATTGTTGCGGATGACATCGATGACCCAGCCAGGGCGGCTGCAGAACAGCGTTTTCGAAATAAGAGAGATTGCGGCCGCTATTGCGTTGCGTGATGGCGACAGGGCAGCCGCGCTTTGCAAGCGCCATATCGAAATCGCGGCTAAGGTGGCGTTGGACTACTTGAGCAAGAACCCCGTCGAAACCTCCGAGTAGTTCCACAAAACGAAGTTCAGGCGACGGCTAAGGTTGACAGATTGTCTGAAAATCTGCTTACCTCTCTTATGGGAGGTGAGACACAGGAAGTGCGGCTTCCCAACAACATCATTTTGTTAGGGAGGACGTATGGGCGCCCATGCCGAGCTGATTAAACGCGTAACCCTGGCGATCGAAGATCCGGAGCTACCGCGACTGACCCCAGGTCTTACAACACGGATCTCGTTGCAAGTTGGACCAGAAAAGTCATCACTTGCTGTGGGAGGCGGGATAGTCGCACTGGACGGCGCGGACGAAAATGCTGACGTCATACTGAGTGCCCCAGAAGGAGCTTGGGAAAAGGTTATGCAGGTGCCGCCGCCGGCAACCTACCATTCGTTCACCGCCTTTCAACTCGCTAACCCTGAGTTCACGTTATCTGGTTCGCCCGTAGCAATCGCTCAAGCGCGTCCCGCTCTGGAGCGACTGTTCGAAATCGTCGTAGCGTCTCCGCCCCTAGTTGCGCCGAAGATCGATCGAAATATTGAACAGGTCACCGGACGCTATAAGCGGGTAGAGGTCGGCGGCGTAGAACACGATATCTTTTACGAGGAAGCCGGTGCAGGAACTCCTATCCTTTTCCTCCATACGGCTGGCGCAGACGGCCGTCAGTTTCTACCGCAACTCTCCGACACTGGGTTTGCGCGTACGAACCGATTGATCTCAGTTGATCTGCCGTTTCACGGACGTTCGATGCCTCCTTTAACTTGGGACGGCTCGCCCTATCAACTCACAACGGATCTCTACCTGACCTGGTGCACGGCGATACTCGACCAGCTCGTCGGAGACAGAGCTATCGTCGTTGGAGGATCTATGGGCGCGGCGATGTGCATGGTGCTGGCGGCGGAGCGACCGGAACGTCTAATGGGTGTAATTGCGGTCGAGCCGCCGTTGAAGTCAAAGGGCCGTCGCAACCCCTTTCAACACAACGTCAACGTTCATGGGTCGCTTCATAACTCAGCCTATGTCCGCGGAATCATGAGCCCGCTCAGCCCGCAAGAAGAGCGACGCCGCGCCAGTTGGATCTACTCGCAGGGTGCTCCTGGAGTTTATCCCGGCGATCTTTCGTTCTACAGCGACGAGTTCGACGGTGCCGTCGTCGGTCCGAAGATTGATGCCAAGCGAACACCGACCGTTCTTCTCTCCGGGACCTATGACTACTCTGCGACGCCTGCAGACGGAGCAGCGCTAGCGGCCCTCATTCCTGGCAGCCGTCATGTCGTTATGGAGGGGCTTGGGCACTTTCCGATGTGCGAAAATCCTGACTATTTCCGGAGCTTCTTGCAAGACGCTATTCGGTTCGTCGAAGATAACGGCTGATCACAAAGCAACCGCGTTGGCCATTTACCGATCGTGTCCCAGTACGTGGCGTAGGTGACGGTAGGGAGTAAAGCCGAGCGCCCGCGCGCTTCTCGTTGCGCTGTAGCGGGTGATCGGCTTTGCGGGCGGCCATCAGTGTTTTCCGCTAGGGTCGGGTTGTTCAAGACCAACCTGACGGAAAGATCACCGATGACCAATGACATGATGAACGTGCGTTCGCTTGTTGAGAAGAGTGCCGATGCAGATTTGTTGCGTGAGATGATTGGCTTTGCCGCCGAGCGGCTGATGGAGTTGGAGGTCGGCTCGGCTACGGGTGCTGACTTCGGTGTGAAGAACCCCATGCGGCTCACTCAACGCAATGGCTACCGTGACCGCGATTGGGAGACGCGGGCTGGCACCGTCGAGCTTCGCATTCCGAAGCTGCGCAAAGGCAGCTACTTTCCGAGCTTCCTTGAACCGCGCCGCATGGCAGAGAAAGCTCTGACGGCCGTTATCCAGGAAGCGTATATCCAGGGAATCTCGACTCGTTCTGTCGACGACCTGTGGTGGATGCGACCTATCTCAAGGTCCGGCGTGGCGGCCGCATCGTCTCAGTCGCCGTCATTATCGCGGTCGGCGTCAATAACGACGGTCGGCGCGAGGTCCTGGGTATGGAAGTTGGCACCTCGGAGGCCGAACCGATCTGGACGGAATTCCTGCGCAGGCTAACGCGCCGCGGTCTACGCGGGGTGAAGTTGGTTGTCTCTGATGCGCACGAAGGTCTCAAGGCTGCCGTTTCCAAGGTTCTCAATGCCACTTGGCAAAGGTGCCGGGTTCACTTCATGAGGAACGTGCTCGCGCATGCTGGAAAGAGCGGCAGGCGGGTCGTATCCGCCTTCATCGCGACGGCCTTTGCCCAGGAGACCCCGGAGGCAGCAAGCCGCACAATGGCGCAGTGTCGCCGATCAAATCAGGCCGAAAGTGCCGAAGCTTGCCACCATCATGGACGACGCTGAAGAGGACGTGCTCGCCTACATGACCTTCCCGAAAGAGCACCGGGCAAAGCTGCACTCGACGAATCCAATTGAGCGTCTCAACGGCGAAATCAAGCGACGCACCGAGGTCGTCGGCATCTTTCCGAACGACGAAGCCATCGTCCGTCTCGTCGGCGCACTGCTGCTCGAACAGAATGACGAATGGGCCGTTCAACGCGCCAAGTATATGACGCTTGAGACCATGGCCCAAATGAGATGAGCCCCAAATCAGCCTGCCCCGCTGTGGCACGCTGATATCCCCTTCCGACCCATGTCGGGAAAGCACGGCCATCAGCCGCGACCTACACCACCTCCCGGGACACGATCGTATCACCTTGTATTCCGGACTAAACTTATGCCGACAGCGTTGCGATAGAGGGCATTCGGAACCAGCATGCGGCTATTCCGGAAGGTCGGCACTCGCATGACGTCATCTGACCGACATCGTGGGGTTATTCGACAAAAATTGCGAAATGTCCTTGATCCAGTTTCCGCTGTTAGATCTAGTTGTCGCCGGCAGTCCTTCTCCTTCTCTATCATATTTGCTGGAGCGTGCCGCAAGTCCGACAAG
The sequence above is drawn from the Rhizobium etli 8C-3 genome and encodes:
- a CDS encoding MBL fold metallo-hydrolase translates to MHHLAKLPYFYPFEFGDGKITVLSDGPLELGDPRLNFLGVEPRTVSLMLEDNFLPTNKVVLEQNVPLVEINGRTILFDTGMGSSKAFGPTTGRLLASLREAGRDPTEIDAVVLSHAHIDHIGGLCDANGRLNFPNADIFISERDFTDWTDGSSIDSSFQFQIDNARRNLLPHKDRTFFFKDGEEFLPGVHAISAPGHTLGHHCFMLQSGNDRLCFLGDLTHHHILLMERPMMEFRYDTDPKLSARSRTRVLDMLATDRIAVMSYHFAWPGAGHVVRNGDGFRYIPSPMQLLAHR
- a CDS encoding GntR family transcriptional regulator, which codes for MGTIDLQIRRQNASLRILVEDKLRQAISSGRFKPGQRLVERELCELIGVGRTSVREALRQLEAEGLITSYPHRGPVVSTISYEEARQLYSVRALLESFAGQEFAENGSNEEIVALLETVEAFEAAAKSGSGTRIIEAKTAFYDCLMTGSKNVFVKQMLTSLHNRVTLLRMTSMTQPGRLQNSVFEIREIAAAIALRDGDRAAALCKRHIEIAAKVALDYLSKNPVETSE
- a CDS encoding zinc-dependent alcohol dehydrogenase family protein, producing the protein MQMRSVILRESGLPKPYSNSKPLKIELVELTPPGPMEVLVKIKAAGVCHSDLSAINGDRPRPLPVALGHEASGVVAAIGPSVEKVEVGDHVVMSFLPVCGHCSYCAEGRASLCEPGYQANAAGTLLSGGKHIRLRGYEINHHSGVSAFSEYAVVSASSVVKVTKDIDLATAALFGCAVMTGVGAVMNTCGVRPGRSVAVIGLGGVGLSAILGAVASGASDIVAIDLIQAKLDLAKELGATKTFLATSPNIVAQVKGATSGGVDYAIEMAGSKKAFELAYEITRRGGMTATAGLASANSRFEVSPLPLVGEERTIKGSYMGSCVPSRDIPRYIDLYLKGKLPVDKLLSSTGPLDEINEVFDRLDRAEINRHLVLMD
- a CDS encoding EAL and GGDEF domain-containing protein, producing the protein MNSTLQPLWQRSFFQKRRNRRRDEALHHDTSADRGALLEALIGVLPLPIFFKDLHGRYVGCNKVFEDLLGRSRDEIIGNTDFDLSSTQLAEIYSIEEKGLLERGGAQVSERKIALANGAILDVVCNKAVFRGHDDEPAGLIGVIIDITEHKLAEQELKNALELAQGIVTAIPDVLFEVDEDGRYLQVWTRNPELLAQQREMLLGRTVDQVLAPDQAAIAMEALRTASSEGVAYGRCISVSLPNGETRWFELSVARRPSADPDAATTLLAFSRDVTERRQAEDAINSVRTQLLSVLQTIPDMVWVKNVDGVHLLCNHAFERLTGKSEAEVVGKTDLELFGAERAHISGKSDEATIEAGGILIDENWVVSPENGQSILLETRKLAVLGAGGEVTGVLGVSRDVTELNASREKIRQMAFYDPVTSLPNRLLFNERLQKVVSDASSQRRRTGVMLIDIDHFKVVNDTMGHPVGDQLLCQVATRLKKSVRDLDTVARLGGDEFAILLPEIQTTDDLDWVACSILERFKESFLLDGKEVYVSCSVGIAISPDDSTDVNDLVKYADSAMYLAKRSGRNSFRFYSKDLTVGVEERMQLESELRRAIEREELELHYQPKVLLDSGVMIGSEALLRWPHPEMGMIPPVRFIPVAEDTGLIVELGRWVLREACKTAKELNADCHHLHKIAVNLSGKQFQCSRLVNEIAAILGETGCRAEWIEIEITESLLLDRKGETLQTLLKLRQMGFSIAIDDFGTGYSALNYLARFPIDTLKIDRSFINSSDKRNEELVKAILSIAQCLGQDVVAEGVETAEQAAFLAANGCGSAQGFFYSKALPKMELIALWVRASATGFVSDRYAASR
- a CDS encoding N-acyl homoserine lactonase family protein, which produces MAGRILLNEWTVLAIHYGTAQRPVSDLILETNDIHDRPSQIDYFVWLIRLEDRLILVDTGFEAGEGAARGRTLLIHPVAALSSLGIKSSEITDVVVTHLHYDHAGNLPAFPNATFHIQDREMAYGTGRCMCHERMRRPFATEGVVDAVRLVFQSRVRFHDGDGEIVPGCRVHLVGGHSKGLQVVTVATGGALLVIASDALHFQHYLENDGAFPLFADYLEVIEGYNKLRVLAGANGLIIPGHDPEVLQKFSPLAPDLQFARVLL
- a CDS encoding alpha/beta fold hydrolase, with amino-acid sequence MGAHAELIKRVTLAIEDPELPRLTPGLTTRISLQVGPEKSSLAVGGGIVALDGADENADVILSAPEGAWEKVMQVPPPATYHSFTAFQLANPEFTLSGSPVAIAQARPALERLFEIVVASPPLVAPKIDRNIEQVTGRYKRVEVGGVEHDIFYEEAGAGTPILFLHTAGADGRQFLPQLSDTGFARTNRLISVDLPFHGRSMPPLTWDGSPYQLTTDLYLTWCTAILDQLVGDRAIVVGGSMGAAMCMVLAAERPERLMGVIAVEPPLKSKGRRNPFQHNVNVHGSLHNSAYVRGIMSPLSPQEERRRASWIYSQGAPGVYPGDLSFYSDEFDGAVVGPKIDAKRTPTVLLSGTYDYSATPADGAALAALIPGSRHVVMEGLGHFPMCENPDYFRSFLQDAIRFVEDNG